The following coding sequences are from one Salvia hispanica cultivar TCC Black 2014 chromosome 3, UniMelb_Shisp_WGS_1.0, whole genome shotgun sequence window:
- the LOC125213529 gene encoding glucan endo-1,3-beta-glucosidase 6-like, which translates to MFRLLFFFFVILLLGLGLGSNGANTQRILTPESAAHTDDGDVSSKPVKMSTVRHDVAVGGIGANWGSQASHKIKPDLVVRMLRENGIQKVKLFDSDYDTLRALGKSGIQVMVGIPNDMLANFASSSKAAQKWVAENVTHHISNNVMIRYVAVGNEPFLETYNGSFLKTTYPALKNIQDALTKAGLHDQVKITCPNNADVYSSDSGLPSGGDFRADIRDYMVQIVKLLNDNGAPFTVNIYPFISLYVEPTFPVEYAFFDGDATPLTDQGMTYTNMFDANHDTLVWALQKNGFPNMPIILGEIGWPTDGDRNANLQYAQRFNQGFMTRMSAGKGTPMRPGPIDAYLFSLIDEDLKSIQPGNFERHWGILRYDGQPKYPLNLGTTNSATLIPVRNVTYLDTKWCIMKPNVRLDDPKVAGSVSYACSLGDCTSLGYQTSCGSLDARANISYAFNSYYQIYNQMDEACDFNGLATVTRADPTIGNCRFNVMIKPYYGGAATLAGSFIKTVLVVTLGFLNGL; encoded by the exons ATGTTTCGCCTTCtgttcttcttctttgtcATCTTG ctgttagggttagggttagggtcgAATGGAGCAAATACTCAAAGGATTTTGACTCCAGAATCTGCTGCTCATACAG ATGATGGGGACGTATCGTCTAAGCCAGTCAAAATGAGTACCGTAAGGCACGAcgttgcag TGGGAGGGATCGGTGCGAACTGGGGCTCACAAGCATCGCACAAGATAAAACCCGACTTAGTCGTGAGGATGCTAAGGGAGAACGGGATTCAAAAGGTAAAGCTCTTCGATTCTGATTACGACACGCTACGAGCCTTGGGAAAGTCCGGGATTCAGGTCATGGTTGGCATTCCGAATGACATGCTTGCGAATTTCGCCAGTAGCTCGAAGGCTGCTCAGAAATGGGTAGCGGAGAACGTCACCCATCATATCTCCAACAACGTCATGATCAG GTATGTGGCCGTTGGGAATGAACCTTTCTTGGAGACGTACAACGGTTCCTTTCTCAAAACGACGTACCCGGCTCTCAAAAACATCCAAGACGCCCTCACGAAGGCCGGCCTCCACGACCAAGTAAAGATCACCTGCCCAAACAACGCTGATGTCTACTCGAGCGACAGTGGCTTGCCATCAGGAGGGGACTTCCGAGCCGATATCCGCGACTACATGGTGCAGATCGTGAAGCTGCTCAACGACAACGGAGCCCCATTCACCGTCAACATATACCCGTTCATAAGCCTCTACGTTGAGCCCACGTTCCCCGTCGAATATGCGTTCTTCGACGGGGACGCGACGCCACTCACCGACCAGGGGATGACCTACACCAACATGTTCGACGCCAACCACGACACGCTCGTATGGGCGCTGCAGAAGAACGGCTTTCCCAACATGCCTATCATACTCGGCGAGATCGGCTGGCCCACAGACGGCGACCGGAACGCCAACCTACAATACGCACAACGATTCAACCAAGGCTTCATGACTCGTATGTCGGCCGGGAAAGGAACCCCGATGAGGCCCGGCCCGATCGACGCTTACCTCTTCAGCTTGATCGACGAGGACTTGAAGAGCATTCAGCCGGGAAACTTCGAGCGCCACTGGGGGATCCTCCGATACGACGGGCAGCCCAAGTACCCTCTTAACCTCGGGACCACAAACTCGGCCACTCTCATCCCGGTGAGAAACGTGACCTACTTGGATACGAAATGGTGCATCATGAAGCCGAATGTGAGGCTTGACGATCCTAAGGTGGCGGGGAGCGTGAGCTACGCGTGCAGCCTAGGCGACTGCACGAGCCTCGGATACCAGACGTCGTGTGGGAGCCTGGATGCACGGGCGAATATATCGTACGCCTTCAACAGCTATTACCAGATATACAATCAGATGGATGAGGCTTGCGACTTCAACGGGCTGGCAACGGTGACGAGGGCCGATCCCACGATCGGAAACTGCAGGTTTAATGTGATGATCAAGCCATACTATGGTGGTGCAGCTACACTTGCAGGATCTTTCATCAAAACAGTGTTGGTTGTGACCCTTGGTTTCTTGAATGGTTTGTGA